From one Leishmania panamensis strain MHOM/PA/94/PSC-1 chromosome 9 sequence genomic stretch:
- a CDS encoding cleavage and polyadenylation specificity factor 30 kDa subunit, putative (TriTrypDB/GeneDB-style sysID: LpmP.09.0720), which translates to MFVDDAAGTHFDFEDTLPKEQPRTEKKLEICQDFQRGRCRLGDACPQRHIISAYRTVQTKVCKHWLRGACVNGDNCLYLHEYDNRYVPQCAFFERVGECTNPECPFLHTKPNESQPECAAYRRGFCPLGPKCRLRHVKRESACPYYLAGFCPLGPRCPLGHPIQERYDRDAVSKRILAKMIVERADDPTFNRSATCYRAGCFDPGHLAPDCPGPQHSVLHKALGEIQEPGQPTGALESTGRGGGGGSHRRCFLCDQEGHTVKDCPMNTHRNQQRGGGSGGPGAPHNSASSAAMGNRRRLRREGGAGGGGGGGGGGGGSGGGGGGSGGGGGGFGAGGGRRRPGRDHY; encoded by the coding sequence ATGTTCGTGGACGATGCCGCCGGGACGCACTTTGACTTCGAAGACACGCTGCCCAAGGAGCAGCCTcggacagagaagaagctcGAAATCTGCCAGGATTTCCAgcgcggccgctgccgtcttGGCGACGCCtgcccgcagcgccacattATCTCCGCCTACCGCACCGTCCAGACGAAGGTGTGCAAGCACTGGCTGCGTGGCGCCTGCGTGAACGGGGACAACTGTCTTTATCTTCACGAGTACGACAACCGCTATGTTCCACAGTGCGCCTTCTTCGAGCGCGTGGGTGAGTGCACTAACCCGGAGTGCCCTTTCCTCCACACGAAGCCGAACGAGTCACAGCCGGAATGCGCCGCGTACCGCCGCGGCTTCTGCCCGCTGGGCCCCAAGTGCCGCCTCCGACACGTGAAGCGAGAGTCGGCGTGCCCATACTACCTCGCTGGCTTCTGCCCTCTAGGTCCACGATGTCCGCTGGGGCATCCCATCCAAGAGCGCTACGACCGCGACGCCGTGTCGAAGCGCATCCTGGCCAAGATGATTGTGGAGCGCGCCGATGACCCAACCTTCAACCGCAGCGCAACTTGCTATCGGGCTGGCTGCTTTGACCCCGGCCATCTCGCCCCGGACTGTCCTGGTCCGCAGCACAGCGTTTTGCACAAAGCTCTTGGCGAGATTCAAGAGCCGGGGCAACCCACTGGCGCCTTGGAGAGCACTgggcgtggcggtggtggaggctcTCACCGCCGTTGCTTCTTATGTGACCAGGAGGGCCACACGGTGAAAGACTGTCCAATGAACACACACCGTAatcagcagcgcggcggagggAGTGGCGGCCCTGGCGCCCCACACAACAGTGCCAGCAGTGCTGCAATGGGTAACCGACGGCGCTTGCGGCGAGaaggcggtgccggtggtggtggtggtggcggtggtggtggcggcggtagtggtggtggtggcggcggtagtggtggtggtggtggtggtttcGGTGCCGGAGGCGGTCGCCGACGCCCCGGTCGTGACCACTACTAA
- a CDS encoding methyltransferase, putative (TriTrypDB/GeneDB-style sysID: LpmP.09.0670): MSGAVPGPAPTRMKPARKKPSRTGEPKPRPFPQPDDVSAQQQKQRDKEFATHKTHILANLQTNACDLSPKGSVDVKCTPVMNLLNTHRDYVTTSSCSGRIALFHNITHSEVCRTDKTATPKPRMKRGDKAALGWVFVKHGMLHPIEMAQVVRFLCGAATTPEDVALDAAQMEKHAAHVASVSGGANGHGTTSSSPPAGMYDGEVEGVLVEAQASGDEAAPLPVPTRGTVSIKMEPFVMHVECRTMEAAKLLLSAAVSDSGYRNSGVVPPGKKIMCGIRSAAGLGLEVPVVLHGVNHVASQRGYVWALLGLANEKMEANDKKIRLLEKFVAARVLPV; this comes from the coding sequence ATGTCTGGCGCAGTGCCTGGTCCGGCTCCAACAAGAATGAAGCCGGCGCGCAAGAAGCCATCGAGGACGGGAGAACCCAAGCCCCGACCGTTTCCTCAACCCGACGACGTCTCcgcacaacagcagaagCAACGAGACAAGGAGTTTGCCACGCACAAGACACACATTCTAGCCAACCTGCAGACGAACGCTTGTGACCTGAGCCCTAAGGGCAGCGTAGATGTGAAGTGCACCCCTGTGATGAACCTGCTCAACACGCACAGGGACTACGTCACgacaagcagctgcagcgggcgCATTGCCCTCTTTCACAACATCACGCACAGCGAAGTGTGCAGGACCGACAAGACGGCAACGCCGAAACCGCGCATGAAGCGGGGCGACAAGGCGGCGCTCGGCTGGGTGTTCGTGAAGCACGGCATGCTGCACCCGATAGAGATGGCTCAGGTGGTCCGCTTCCTCTGCGGGGCAGCCACCACGCCGGAGGATGTAGCGCTGGATGCGGCACAGATGGAGAAGCACGCGGCCCACGTGGCCTCtgtgagcggcggcgccaacgGCCACGGCACCACCTCTAGCTCTCCGCCTGCTGGTATGTATGATggcgaggtggagggagTGCTGGTGGAGGCGCAAGCAAGCGGAGATGaggctgcgccgctgcccgtTCCTACACGCGGCACCGTGTCGATCAAAATGGAGCCGTTTGTCATGCACGTTGAGTGCCGCACGATGGAGGCTgcgaagctgctgctttcggcagcggtgagcgACAGCGGTTACCGCAACAGTGGTGTTGTCCCGCCTGGCAAGAAGATTATGTGCGGCAtacgcagcgccgctgggCTGGGGCTGGAGGTGCCTGTCGTCCTTCACGGGGTCAACCACGTGGCGTCTCAGCGGGGATACGTTTGGGCGCTGCTGGGACTCGCGAATGAAAAGATGGAAGCGAACGATAAAAAGATAAGACTGCTGGAGAAGttcgtggcggcgcgcgtCTTACCGGTGTGA
- a CDS encoding prefoldin subunit 2, putative (TriTrypDB/GeneDB-style sysID: LpmP.09.0680) translates to MSANAKVSEGSLTEEQIVQQYNRMRQEQSAIMSRIAELENESHEHDLVARELRPLNKDRCCHRLVGGALVELTVGEVLPDIEENLAAIREALTQLNKGLMEKEKQMDEFMTTYKLNRPGANQAVTASQSTEANRGVLA, encoded by the coding sequence ATGAGCGCGAACGCGAAGGTATCGGAGGGCTCTCTCACTGAGGAGCAGATTGTGCAACAGTACAACCGCATGCGTCAGGAGCAGAGCGCCATCATGTCCCGCATTGCCGAACTGGAGAATGAGTCCCACGAGCACGACCTCGTCGCGAGGGAACTGCGCCCGCTCAACAAGGACCGCTGTTGTCATCGTCTTGTCGGTGGTGCTCTAGTGGAGCTCACGGTGGGCGAGGTGCTGCCAGACATTGAGGAGAACTTAGCTGCCATCCGCGAAGCGCTCACGCAGCTAAACAAGGGCCtcatggagaaggagaagcagatgGATGAATTCATGACAACGTACAAGCTGAACCGCCCCGGCGCGAACCAGGCCGTGACGGCCAGTCAGAGCACCGAAGCCAATCGCGGCGTGCTGGCGTAA
- a CDS encoding hypothetical protein (TriTrypDB/GeneDB-style sysID: LpmP.09.0710): protein MRPTCACAVRAVRMYAPMRVAATNGATPSAASLAGGSAAISSEVRAARRITEAVLRARANRKLREPQPSSPPAPVPPPAHAKTPGPRSPASERGEGVVKDTVTAEVQTATRLALSYGKSAFMTHLVHQHDKVCERPCTFSASEWDQLMVGDPSTPEASAVTASSDTFSASTPRADTPSIPRAAAGMVGLQRALVKCWDELTDEARVRWITSTPQGRRALQHATKLARFRDVTHGQCSSTNSSAYVVPSMELMLSKYKNTLVQPRLPRAAALAPSPRESTLRMKLRGERDTSANLSPKSTATFTALSSMMHVAFASNASRHRLRDRADAVRREERRKLWHEALVKFLGGEAAFMFVHDVKYLQQPRAELDEALKRESSIQGGEGTGRAGTVAPSTPAAAAAGDTALEEVTNEGAPVDFSDGLLDLCEDLGIRSARRAYVLSRVLPEVDATSASEDPPLSLAEVRDLAKRCSNEYNDLRAEAARTAKEAGFASAEDAVRAFERVHLALAVARVQAKLHMFQENLPLLKNCVNALSK from the coding sequence ATGCGGCCCACATGTGCTTGTGCGGTTCGCGCCGTGCGCATGTATGCCCCAATGCGCGTAGCGGCAACTAATGGCGCCACACCATCGGCggcctctctcgctggtggcagcgccgctatATCGAGTGAGGTCCGTGCAGCTCGACGCATTACGGAAGCCGTTCTCAGGGCACGTGCGAACCGCAAGCTACGCGAGCCGCAGCCGTcgtctcctcctgcgccagTTCCTCCACCGGCCCACGCAAAGACACCAGGGCCGCGCTCGCCGGCGtcggagagaggggaaggtgTAGTGAAGGACACGGTAACGGCGGAGGTCCAGACCGCCACGCGACTCGCGCTCTCCTACGGCAAGTCCGCCTTTATGACGCACCTCGTCCACCAGCACGACAAAGTCTGCGAGCGCCCCTGCACTTTCTCTGCGTCAGAATGGGATCAGCTGATGGTGGGCGACCCCAGCACACCTGAAGCTTCGGCAGTGACGGCGTCCTCCGACACATTTTCAGCATCGACCCCTCGTGCCGACACACCAAGTATCCCGCGCGCTGCGGCTGGAATGGTGGGGCTGCAGAGGGCACTGGTAAAGTGCTGGGATGAGCTCACTGACGAGGCAAGGGTGCGATGGATCACATCGACGCCTCAAGGTCGCCGAGCACTGCAACATGCGACAAAGCTCGCAAGGTTTAGGGATGTCACTCATGGCCAATGTAGCAGCACCAACTCTAGTGCATATGTGGTGCCTTCTATGGAGTTGATGCTATCCAAGTACAAGAACACACTCGTTCAACCACGATTGCCACGAGCGGCGGCATTGGCCCCATCACCCAGGGAATCAACTCTCCGAATGAAGTTGCGCGGTGAAAGGGACACATCTGCGAACCTCAGTCCGAAGTCGACCGCGACGTTCACCGCCTTAAGTAGCATGATGCACGTTGCATTCGCAAGCAACGCGAGCCGTCACCGCCTGCGCGACAGGGCCGACGCGGTGCGTCGCGAGGAGCGGAGAAAGCTGTGGCACGAAGCACTCGTCAAGTTCCTCGGCGGTGAGGCAGCGTTTATGTTTGTCCACGACGTGAAGTacctgcagcagcctcgCGCAGAGTTGGACGAGGCGCTAAAGCGAGAATCGAGTATCCAAGGTGGCGAGGGAACTGGGCGTGCTGGAACAGTGGCGCCATCCACaccagcggctgccgccgctggtgacACCGCACTGGAAGAGGTGACGAATGAGGGTGCGCCAGTTGACTTCTCCGACGGGCTGCTAGATCTCTGTGAGGACCTCGGCATCCGCAGTGCACGGCGCGCGTATGTTCTCTCACGTGTCTTGCCTGAAGTCGATGCAACGAGCGCCTCCGAGGACCCGCCGCTTTCGTTAGCGGAGGTGCGAGACTTGGCAAAGAGGTGCTCCAACGAGTACAACGATCTCCGTGCTGAAGCGGCTCGGACTGCGAAGGAGGCCGGCTTCGCCTCTGCCGAGGACGCTGTCCGTGCCTTCGAGAGAGTGCACCTGGCGCTCGCCGTGGCACGCGTGCAGGCGAAGCTGCACATGTTCCAGGAAAATCTCCCGCTGTTGAAGAACTGCGTGAACGCCCTTAGCAAGTAG
- a CDS encoding palmitoyl acyltransferase 5, putative (TriTrypDB/GeneDB-style sysID: LpmP.09.0650) produces MLIFMFGAFIGAIALVGTLMYIIIMGPSRYHRDGVVGKLHRLLTSVPLNVCGLCVSCLFGCNQRKGRLCCSRCVKHTLHERNWFMVIFYIALVWTVEALYLLVSLPRLKASIVSKTVSWGLVALSELLWVCATFTDPGTVTAEAEMEAQRRQFSTRPATDSKKRLLPRKQAKRGVGIPGQGTTPVNPKAHRPFLFSPAEEFVLNHRYVVDGMVYAMAPDEVTAQRTAAQKEYVSPAVGQRVHLGQNCITCHVPRPSRSKHCRLCHRCVRRYDHHCPWINNDVAEQTMRHFLGFLLCHAISCTWACLDLFRCIRQFLMAHHAWGWVLRYPNGHTVSLSLSQYAVILINFHMLEACLFFFAVFIGLVLYGFWGYQMTFAMANLTVNDLNKIDDTVEFVVTLPTLDLVYREARKVRERLEQVAERKPKALLALTEPPPPKTEPGYEEGREKNQAYRKRVKKMLASDLKGLYDRGVWLNLMEILFPSAPLRDSAVLAKAMVYVQ; encoded by the coding sequence ATGTTGATCTTTATGTTTGGCGCCTTCATCGGCGCCATCGCTCTGGTCGGGACCTTGATGTACATCATCATCATGGGCCCGTCCAGGTATCACCGTGACGGAGTCGTCGGCAAGCTCCATCGTCTCCTCACTAGCGTCCCACTGAATGTGTGCGGGCTCTGCGTGAGTTGCCTATTTGGTTGTAATCAGCGCAAGGGTCGActgtgctgcagtcgctgcgtAAAGCACACGCTGCACGAGCGTAATTGGTTTATGGTCATCTTTTACATTGCCCTTGTATGGACAGTGGAGGCGCTGTACCTACTCGTCTCCCTGCCACGGCTCAAGGCATCCATCGTCTCGAAGACCGTGTCATGGGGACTCGTGGCGCTCTCTGAGCTCCTGTGGGTCTGCGCCACTTTCACTGACCCGGGTACCGTGACTGCCGAggcagagatggaggcgcagcggcggcagttTTCGACGAGACCCGCCACCGACTCCAAGAAGAGGCTTTTGCCGCGTAAACAGGCAAAGCGCGGCGTTGGTATCCCTGGTCAGGGCACGACACCAGTCAACCCCAAAGCCCACCGccccttccttttctctcccgcCGAGGAGTTCGTGCTGAACCACAGGTACGTAGTGGACGGCATGGTGTATGCCATGGCCCCCGATGAGGTGACCGCAcagcgcaccgctgcacaaAAGGAGTACGTGAGCCCGGCGGTGGGGCAGCGCGTCCACCTCGGCCAGAACTGCATCACCTGCCACGTTCCTCGGCCCAGCCGCAGCAAGCACTGCCGGTTGTGCCATCGGTGCGTGCGCCGGTACGACCACCACTGCCCGTGGATCAACAACGACGTGGCAGAACAGACGATGCGCCATTTCCTCGGCTTCCTGCTGTGCCACGCCATCTCCTGCACCTGGGCCTGTCTCGACCTCTTCCGCTGTATTCGCCAGTTTCTCATGGCACACCAtgcgtgggggtgggtgcTACGCTACCCGAACGGTCACACCGTGTCGCTAAGCCTTTCCCAGTACGCGGTGATCCTCATCAACTTCCACATGCTTGAGGCgtgtctcttcttctttgccgtCTTCATCGGCCTCGTACTGTACGGCTTCTGGGGCTACCAGATGACCTTTGCGATGGCGAACCTGACAGTGAACGACCTCAACAAGATCGATGACACAGTGGAGTTTGTGGTGACGCTACCGACGCTGGACTTGGTGTATCGCGAGGCCCGGAAGGTGCGCGAGCGTCTCGAACAAGTAGCCGAACGTAAACCCAAGGCCCTTCTGGCACTTACGGAGCCTCCGCCGCCCAAGACAGAGCCCGGATAcgaggaaggcagagagaagaaccAGGCGTACCGCAAGCGTGTCAAGAAGATGCTCGCGAGTGACCTGAAAGGGTTGTACGACCGCGGCGTTTGGCTGAACTTGATGGAGatcctcttcccctccgcgccgctgcgcgactCAGCCGTCCTTGCCAAGGCCATGGTCTATGTACAGTAG
- a CDS encoding hypothetical protein (TriTrypDB/GeneDB-style sysID: LpmP.09.0660) has protein sequence MSCCVLLVLLEALLPTVCFFFRLLLALPQNALLPLSPSCSSLYVCASVRVSHASESMLMTALPPTRLSHPIPKAVRPPSIDEALSYWIGLSRLIHRVCVTSNSTPTAVECAPADRLQTCIGNVESGSSTFTRYTLHRVLLCCGIKQHLVRQTTDHMLAQLLSAAYTTTASASALRVPVVLLDSESLAPTSFLSSVRQLPVPLPVLVADWLTRSSANDQDASQHSRYLLQVPAVTWSKSVIKCLGSELRGQMISLRPLFRWNMACAQQSGRIPVVIFVGGTSGAGKSTLANLLASQLHVPNVLSTDTVRQVLRTRLRGQEAQYPFLFVSTYEAHKLTANAGEVSADDGAAVRHEQRADENAIVHGYEAQCELVLRVLDGVLARLLARRESIVVEGVHLLPRYLAAKRAELLVSRVACVPVLVRIPKAESHLERLCVRARGMSMRAQNNKYVTSFKAIRTIQGHLVDTVEATSLPVLLLSNTNMDKSFTVVHHTLLETMEHAAVHGWPADRAAAAEVPLTGLVFRAVKDRLVAVVRQRRCRRSATSANTSTLSRTGASALEDAGKGTLAMDPFGALMLAPQARLPALASVSISTISGPPRSRSAELLGVVQRCLLEQGLRYHSRINSDQADAATVYGSYGVLGLRDTSSRSHVRAVVRRSSTTEPKSHITPAPSSHLLSDDHNEEFDEVEMPSLIGS, from the coding sequence atgtcaTGCTGTGTATTGCTGGTGCTACTCGAGGCGCTTCTTCCTACagtctgttttttttttcgcctcctccttgcgtTACCCCAAAacgctcttcttcctctctcgccgtcctgctcctctctttacGTTTGTGCCTCCGTGCGGGTTTCACATGCCTCAGAATCGATGCTCATGACTGCCCTACCGCCGACCCGATTAAGCCACCCTATCCCTAAAGCGGTGAGACCCCCGTCGATCGACGAAGCCCTGTCGTACTGGATTGGACTCTCGCGCCTCATCCACCGCGTCTGCGTGACGTCCAACTCCACACCGACAGCCGTCGAGTGCGCACCAGCCGATCGGCTTCAAACATGCATCGGTAACGTGGAGAGCGGGTCCTCCACTTTTACTCGCTACACTCTCCAccgtgtgctgctctgctgtggCATTAAGCAGCATCTTGTGCGACAGACCACCGACCACATGCTTGCACAGCTTCTCTCAGCAGCctacaccaccaccgcatctGCATCCGCCCTCAGAGTGCCAGTCGTCTTGTTGGACAGCGAATCACTTGCACCGACATCCTTCCTTTCATCAGTGCGTCAGCTCCCCGTACCGTTGCCTGTTCTCGTGGCGGACTGGCTGACGCGGTCGTCTGCTAATGATCAGGACGCATCCCAGCATAGCCGCTACCTTCTGCAGGTCCCTGCCGTCACGTGGAGCAAGAGCGTCATCAAGTGCTTGGGGAGTGAGCTGCGAGGACAGATGATTTCGCTTAGGCCGCTTTTCCGGTGGAATATGGCGTGCGCGCAGCAGTCCGGACGCATCCCTGTAGTCATCTTTGTCGGCGGAACCAGCGGCGCAGGGAAGAGCACCCTGGCCAACCTGCTGGCGAGTCAGTTACACGTCCCAAACGTGCTGTCCACCGACACAGTGCGACAGGTGCTACGGACGCGGCTGCGCGGGCAAGAGGCGCAGTACCCGTTCCTCTTTGTGTCCACGTATGAGGCACACAAGTTGACCGCAAATGCCGGCGAAGTCTCCGCGGATGACGGTGCCGCGGTGCGACatgagcagcgcgccgacgaGAACGCCATCGTTCACGGGTACGAGGCACAGTGCGAGCTTGTCCTCCGCGTCCTCGACGGGGTGCTCGCGCGTCTTCTTGCTCGCCGCGAATCGATTGTGGTGGAAGGGGTGCATCTGCTCCCGAGATACCTGGCGGCGAAGCGCGCCGAGCTTCTTGTGTCGCGCGTAGCCTGCGTTCCTGTTCTCGTTCGCATCCCCAAAGCGGAGAGCCACCTGGAGCGGCTCTGCGTCCGCGCACGCGGCATGTCTATGCGGGCACAAAATAACAAGTACGTCACCTCCTTTAAAGCCATCCGTACCATCCAGGGCCACCTGGTCGACACCGTGGAGGCGACGTCGCTGCCagttctgctgctgtcaaACACGAACATGGACAAGTCCTTCACTGTGGTCCACCATACCCTGTTGGAGACCATGGAGCACGCCGCGGTGCACGGGTGGCCTGCGGAccgggcagcggcggccgaaGTCCCTCTCACTGGGCTGGTCTTCAGGGCTGTAAAGGACAGACTTGTTGCGGTGGTGCGACAGCGTCGGTGTCGCCGAAGCGCCACGAGTGCCAATACCAGCACGTTGAGCCGAACGGGCGCGTCTGCGCTGGAAGATGCCGGAAAAGGAACCCTGGCAATGGACCCCTTCGGCGCACTTATGCTCGCACCCCAGGCACGACTGCCAGCTCTTGCCTCAGTGAGCATCAGCACCATCAGTGGACCCCCGCGTTCTCGCTCCGCAGAGCTGCTGGGGGTGGTACAGCGTTGCCTTCTTGAGCAAGGCTTGCGATATCACTCTCGCATCAATAGTGATCAAGCAGATGCCGCAACGGTGTATGGTTCGTACGGCGTGCTCGGTTTGCGCGATACCAGCAGTCGCTCCCATGTACGCGCAGTCGTacgccgctcctccaccactgAGCCAAAGTCGCACATCACCCCCGCCCCGTCCTCTCACCTTCTATCAGACGATCATAACGAGGAGTTtgacgaggtggagatgcCGTCCCTTATCGGCTcgtga
- a CDS encoding hypothetical protein (TriTrypDB/GeneDB-style sysID: LpmP.09.0700) — protein MMPAKTATAPTDDLFSGKSRELVDDIKNSLDRIEKLLNCGQQLLYGDGAADGEEASVSPDEDPADVSVVAISALRHFNPSYASYHSSPQRRRGSSCGLGSGGESVAHQQLASRSQHSSENASHRLSGEGSHQHSLKNSSKECSRYGRSRADQRLMGSNRPLLRSKRNEVSPSLRGRQIRSERGRMRNLEEGVDPSDTPQNITIAALKERIRRELEEYRRSGPLMHRIELHQRLQRAVIAKRALSKNGASSPSGAATAVSRPSACVAAASVKSGSHAAPESRQVVKRANTTSTRRTLQNLQEQRPLWEHSYRNTAMQQPKWDHRAQQRHVENGRSVEKSHPPTVASPAPNTYSPHYHPLKMSTGSHSSSRDLSSNQTSGSSYAPRQHVCPVQNHQRDSPSAEGTSKSSMTTSQLTTERPARVAVPQRPSVTNSSPDNMEEHSTLSPTWHHLISA, from the coding sequence ATGATGCCTGCCAAaaccgccaccgcgccaaCCGACGACCTCTTCAGCGGCAAGAGCAGGGAGTTGGTCGACGACATCAAGAACTCGCTCGACCGCATCGAAAAACTCCTCAACTGCGGCCAGCAGCTGTTGTACGGCGATGGGGCGGCcgatggcgaggaggccTCGGTGTCCCCGGACGAAGATCCTGCGGACGTAAGCGTCGTCGCGATCTCAGCCCTGCGGCACTTCAACCCCAGCTACGCCTCCTACCACTcctcaccgcagcggcggcgggggtcCTCGTGCGGtctcggcagcggtggcgagtcCGTGGCACATCAGCAGCTGGCAAGTCGCTCGCAGCACAGTTCAGAAAATGCAAGCCACCGCTTGTCGGGGGAGGGAAGCCACCAGCATTCGTTGAAGAACTCCTCGAAAGAATGTAGCCGGTACGGCCGTTCGCGTGCGGACCAGAGGTTGATGGGCAGCAATCGTCCCCTGCTGCGCTCCAAGAGGAACGAGGTGTCGCCCTCCTTGCGTGGCCGCCAGATCCGGAGTGAAAGGGGCAGGATGCGGAATCTCGAGGAGGGGGTCGACCCCTCTGACACACCGCAGAACATAACCATCGCTGCGCTGAAAGAGCGCATCCGTCGTGAACTGGAGGAGTACCGACGCTCTGGCCCACTCATGCACCGCATCGAgttgcaccagcgcctgcagcgcgccgtAATCGCCAAGCGTGCGTTGTCCAAGAATGGTGCCTCGAGTCCATCTGGTGCAGCAACGGCGGTCAGCCGCCCCAGCGCCTgtgtggcagcggcaagcgTGAAATCTGGGTCACATGCGGCCCCCGAGTCCAGGCAGGTGGTAAAGAGGGCTAACACCACCTCGACGCGCAGGACGCTGCAGAACTTGCAGGAGCAGAGGCCGCTCTGGGAGCACTCCTATCGCAACACCGCCATGCAACAGCCGAAGTGGGATCATCgcgcccagcagcgccacgtgGAGAACGGGCGTTCTGTGGAGAAGTCGCACCCCCCCACAGTAGCATCGCCGGCACCCAACACGTACAGCCCCCATTACCACCCCCTGAAGATGAGCACGGGTAGCCACAGTTCGTCGCGCGACCTCTCGTCGAACCAAACCTCCGGATCCAGTTACGCCCCGCGGCAGCATGTGTGCCCTGTGCAAAATCACCAGCGTGACTCTCCTTCGGCAGAGGGCACGTCGAAGTCATCGATGACGACCAGTCAGCTGACCACTGAGAGGCCGGCGCGCGTGGCAGTTCCGCAGCGCCCTTCCGTAACGAACAGCTCGCCAGACAACATGGAGGAGCACAGCACCTTAAGCCCTACATGGCACCACTTGATCTCAGCGTGA
- a CDS encoding hypothetical protein (TriTrypDB/GeneDB-style sysID: LpmP.09.0690~disrupted due to non-sequenced internal amino acid repeat) produces the protein MFPQGLIDQWLSKSREGRRSVREDPKATPAILENINRLEEYCRRRPYDVYCASTLQNPPFALHALECEAAEQQRLAQPPPVFLVTAPSPSAHTTASNEVRSGVCGRYAGGEESRASVVAAGQHLHHVTTRLAAYLESSGMMSSAAGLHEEGSQCIAVADFFVRLLSEAAVAAMYRQGVAAQAETEERETFQHRQSRRRLQLRVNSEDVSTRRRLELSGGRGAGHEAAHEFEDPTVARPIADL, from the coding sequence ATGTTCCCGCAGGGGCTAATCGATCAATGGCTGAGCAAATCACGTGAGGGTCGCCGCAGCGTGCGAGAGGACCCGAAAGCAACGCCTGCCATCTTGGAAAACATCAACCGTCTCGAGGAGTACTGCCGTAGACGCCCCTACGACGTCTACTGCGCGAGCACGTTGCAGAATCCACCCTTTGCCCTCCACGCACTGGAGTGCGAAgccgcagagcagcagcggctcgcgcagccgccgccggtgtTCCTAGTGAccgccccctcaccctctgctCACACGACGGCATCCAATGAGGTGAGGAGCGGTGTCTGTGGGCGGTACGCAGGTGGAGAGGAATCTCGCGcgtcggtggtggctgctggtCAACACCTGCATCACGTCACCACGCGACTTGCCGCGTACCTGGAGTCTAGCGGCATGATGAGCAGTGCGGCAGGTCTGCATGAGGAAGGGTCTCAGTGCATCGCTGTGGCAGACTTCTTCGTGCGCTTGTTgtcggaggcggcggtggcggccatgTACCGACAGGGTGTCGCCGCACAGGCGGAAACTGAAGAGCGGGAGACCTTTCAGCATCGCCAGTCACGGCGGCGGTTGCAACTGCGCGTTAACAGCGAGGACGTCAGTACTCGTCGGCGCCTGGAGTTGTCAGGCGGCAGGGGGGCCGGCCACGAGGCAGCCCACGAATTCGAGGATCCAACCGTGGCGCGACCCATCGCCGACCT